A part of Diceros bicornis minor isolate mBicDic1 chromosome 32, mDicBic1.mat.cur, whole genome shotgun sequence genomic DNA contains:
- the ORC6 gene encoding origin recognition complex subunit 6 translates to MESGLMRRLAPRLGIAEPEVLRKAEEYLRLLQVKCIGLSAHTTETSNAVMCLDLAASCMKCPLDRPYLIKLSGLNKKMYQSCLKSFECLLGLNSNIGIRDLAVQFSCIEAVNMASKILQSYESSLPQTQQVDLDLSRPLFTTAALLSACKILKLKVDKNKMVATSGVKKAIFDRLCKQLEKIGQLIDREPSDSATSPRKKKKTVVEPPAREIEKVVEIPHKPQKDEDLTQDYEEWKRKILENAAKAQKAPAE, encoded by the exons ATGGAGTCGGGGCTGATGCGGCGTTTAGCCCCGCGACTGGGCATCGCGGAGCCCGAGGTGCTGAG GAAAGCAGAGGAGTACTTGCGACTGTTGCAGGTGAAATGTATTGGCCTGTCTGCACATACCACAGAAACCAGCAATGCGGTCATGTGCCTGGACCTTGCAGCTTCCTGTATGAAATGCCCTTTGGACAGG CCTTATTTAATTAAACTTTCTGGTTTGAACAAGAAGATGTATCAGAGCTGTCTTAAATCTTTTGAATGTTTACTGGGCCTGAATTCAAATATTGGAATAAGAGACCTGGCTGTACAGTTTAGCTGTATAGAAGCAGTGAACATGGCTTCAAAGATACTGCAAAG CTATGAGTCCAGTCTTCCACAAACACAGCAAGTGGATCTTGACTTATCCAGGCCACTTTTCACTACTGCTGCACTACTGTCGGCATGCAA GATTCTAAAGCTCAAGgtggataaaaataaaatggtagccACATCCGGTGTAAAAAAAGCCATATTTGATCGACTGTGTAAACAATTAGAGAAGATCGGGCAGCTGATTGACA gagaGCCTAGTgattcagctacttctccacggaagaaaaagaagacagtgGTTGAACCTCCAGCCAGGG aaatagagaaGGTGGTAGAGATCCCACATAAACCACAAAAAGATGAAGATCTGACACAGGATTATGAAGAGTGGAAaaggaaaattttggaaaatgctgCCAAAGCACAAAAGGCCCCAGCAGAGTGA